Genomic segment of Murdochiella vaginalis:
AATCATGACGACACTCTGTGATACCCTACGTCCGATGAGCCAGAACATTCGTGTTTCGATGGCGAAGCTTGGCAAGATGCCGACGATCTTCATGGCGCACCCGCAAAATCGTCGTCCCGAATACGGCATTCAATACACGATGTCCCAGTATCGCAACGTGAAAGAGAAGCTGGAAGCAATTGCCGGCACAGAAATCACCGATGAAGCGCTCATGAACGCGATCAAGGTCTATAACCAAAGTCGTGCCGAGCGTCGCCGTTTTGTGAAATTGGCAGGGGAACATCCCGAAGCCGTTTCGGCGGTGAATCGCAGCGCCGTATTGAAAGCATCCTATTTCATGCTGAAGGATGAATATACTAAAGCCTTAAAAGCTTTGAACGATGAATTGGAAGCTCTGCCGAAGTCCGAATGGAAGGGTGTACGCATTGTCACTTCCGGCATCATCTGTGACAACCCCGATTTGCTGCAGATTTTGGACGACAATAACATCGCAATTGCGATGGACGATGTGGCGCATGAAAGCCGCAGCTTCCGTACGGATGCTCCGGAAGAGGGAGACCCGATGCGCGCTCTGGCACAGCAGTTTGCGGATCTGGATTATTCAGTTTTGCTTTACGATGAGGCTTCGGCGGAAAATCGCCGCGCCGAGCATGTCGCCGAGTTGGTTCGCGAGTCTCATGCGCATGGCGTTGTGGTCTTTATGCAGAACTTCTGCGACCCGGAAGAAATGGAATATCCGTCACTGCGTCAGGAATTGGATAAACAGAATATTCGTCATATTCGTCTGGGCATTGATCATCAGATGCGTGACTTCGGTCAGGCAAAGACTGCATTACAGGCCTTTGCTGACGTAATTGCAGACGAAATGGCGTAAACTTCGCTTTAGGGACAGGCAAGAAACAGTAAGGAGATATCGTGACCTATACAATGGGAATCGACATCGGTTCTTCGGCCTGCAAAGCCGTTATCTTAAAGGATGCTGACGAAATTGTTGGCACCTTTAAGGTGGCGGTAGGCACAGGCACGTCGGGACCGGATCGCGCATTTGAAGGCGTTTTGGACGCTGCAAATCTTTCGGCGGATCAGCTCGATTACATCTTAGCAACCGGCTATGGCCGCAACACGTTTGCGCGCGCCGACGCGCAGATGAGTGAGCTGAGTTGTCATGCCAAGGGAGCATACTATCTGTTTCCGGACGTGCGCACAGTCATTGATATCGGCGGCCAAGACGTCAAGGTGATTCAAATTGACAATGGCGCCATGGTGAATTTTCAAATGAATGACAAGTGTGCTGCCGGCACCGGGCGATTTTTGGATGTCATGGCCGGGATCTTGGAGGTTGACGTGTCGGATTTGGCGGGCTTAGCGGCAAAATCCACAAAACGCATTGCCATCAGTTCCACCTGTACGGTTTTTGCCGAATCTGAGGTGATCAGTCAGCTGGCAACCGGCGAGAAGAAAGAAGATATCGTAAACGGCATTCACTATGCGATCACCGCCCGTGTTGTCGGGCTGGCGCGTCGTGTCGGAATTCGTGATCGCGTCGTCATGACCGGCGGCGTGGCACAGAACGAGGGGGTGGTCAAGGCTCTGCAGGATCAGCTGGAGCATGAGGTATTCACGTCTCCGTTGTCCCAATACGTGGGTGCGTTGGGCGCCGCGCTTTACGCGCATTCAAAAGCAAAGAGAAAATAGTTGCTGGACGATTTTTGCTTTTTGTTGGATAATGCCTTATAGGTACTATGGAAGGAGAAATTTATGCAGAAAACATATCATGTCACCGTTGAGGGAAAGACCTACGAAGTGACGCTGGAAGAAGTTGGTGCCGCCGGAAGCCCGGTTTATCGTGCTCCGCAGGCATTTGCCCCCGTTGCTCCCGTAGCACCCGCTGCTCCGGTTGCTCCGGCACCGGCCGCCGCTCCGGCACCGGCCGCAGAAGCCAAACCGGCTGCGGAAAAGAAACCGCATGTCGCTGGCGATGGTGAAGATCAGGAAGCTCCGTTGCAGGGCAACATTTGGAAGATCGTTGCCAACGAAGGCGATGAAGTTGCCGCCGGCGATACCGTAATTATTCTCGAAGCGATGAAGATGGAAAATGAAATTGTTGCGCCGCGTGACGGTGTAATCGGCACCATTTATGTCACTGAGGGACAAACGGTTGACACCGGTGAGGCACTCTACTCGTTGAAGTAAAGTAAGGAGATCACCTATGATCGATATGCTTGTATCTTTTTTCAACAGTAGCGGTTTTATGGCCCTCAATTTCGGCTCCCTCATCATGATTGGTGTGGCGTGCCTGTTCCTCTATTTGGCAATTGCCAAGGGCTACGAACCGTACCTGCTCATTCCGATTTCGTTCGGCATGCTGCTTTCCAACTTGCCGCTTGCCGGCCTGATGGATCAAGGCGGACTGTTGAATCTCCTTTATGAAGGCGTGCACTTGGGTATTTATCCACCGCTTATTTTCTTGGGCGTAGGCGCTTCTACGGACTTTTCACCGCTCATTGCCAACCCCAAAAGTTTACTTCTAGGTGCGGCAGCACAGCTGGGTATCTTCTTCGCCTTTACCGGAGCTATTCTTTTGGGCTTTAATCCACAGGAAGCGGGTTCCATCGGCATCATCGGCGGCGCAGACGGACCGACGGCCCTGTATTTAACCAGCCGCATGGCACCGCACCTGTTGGGCGCGATTGCTATTGCTGCGTATTCTTATATGGCGCTTGTTCCGGTCATTCAGCCGCCCATCATGAAGGCACTGACGACTAAGGAAGAACGTCGTATCAAAATGACCACGCTGCGTCCGGTATCCAAGCGGGAGAAGGTTCTCTTTCCGATTATCGTAACGATTGTCGTTACGCTCATTGTTCCTGCAGCGGGTCCGCTCATCGGTATGCTGATGCTCGGCAACCTGTTTAAGGAAGTCGGCGTCGTTCCGCATTTGGTTACGGCCGCGAAAGATACCATTATGTACACGGTTACCATTCTTTTGGGTACAACGGTCGGAGCAACCGCGCGTGCGGAGAATTTCCTTACGGCGCAGACGCTGGGCATTCTGGCGATGGGCCTCGTCGCTTTTGCCGTTGGTACGGCAGGAGGCGTTATTTTCGGTAAAATCATGTGCAAACTTTCGGGTGGAAAGATTAACCCGTTGATCGGTGCTGCGGGGGTATCCGCCGTTCCGATGGCGGCGCGTGTCGTACAAAAAGTGGGACAGAAAGAAGATCCCTCAAACTTCCTTCTCATGCATGCTATGGGACCGAACGTGGCCGGCGTTATCGGCTCGGCAGTAGCCGCGGGCTTATTGCTGAATATGTTCGGCTAAACGACAGTTTCCCCCTTTTCGTTCGAATGATTATGTTCGAAGCGAAGGGGGGAGATAGAGACGAACAACCGCATGGTTGTTCGTCTGGAAGGGAAAACGATATCCCTTCTGTTCCGAGTTCGCATTCGTCCATTTCTGATACAAAACCGTTCCTGCGGTACAGCTCAGCCGCGATGGAAAGATCTGTTGATCGGTAATGAATAAGGGAACAGGCGATGAAAGAGGACATTTGTCCTTAGCAGCTGTCTACGGTTCAGACAGCACCGAAAGGAGAACGAAATGAAAAAAGCACTTAGTGTGTTACTTGCCTTAGCCCTGGCTGTTTCGATGACCGCTTGTGGCGGTGGAGAAAAACCGGCAGAATCCAAACCGGCAGAATCCAAAGCAGCGGAATCGACAGCCCCTGCGTCGGAAGAAAAAAAGGCACCGACGGGCGAAGCTGTCAACTGGAACTTCGCGACGGGCGGATCCACGGGAACGTATTATGCCTACGGTGGCGTCATTGCCAACGTATTCAGCGAAAAAGTGCCGAATGTGAAATTGACCGTACAGTCAACCGGTGCATCCAAGGCAAACATCTTCTCATTAGATGACAATGAAGCCCAAATTGGTTTTGTACAAAACGATGTTATGGATTACGCCATGAAGGGCGAGAGCCTCTTCAAAGAAGATGGCGCAATCACGAGCTTCGCGGCCGTTGCTGCGCTGTATCCGGAAACCTGCCAGATCGTCGGCGCCAAGGGCTTGACCTCGGTTGCAGACCTCAAAGGCAAGAACGTCTCTGTCGGCGATGCCGGATCGGGTGTTGAATTCAATGCGACACAGATTCTTGCTGCATACGGCATTGACATCAATAAAGACATCACGAAGCACAACCTTTCCTTTGGCGATTCGGCCGAAGCGTTAAAGGATGGCAAAATCGATGCATTCTTCTGCGTTGCCGGTGCTCCTACCACTGCCATTACGGAATTGGCTACGACGAACGATATCTCGATCATTTCAGTGGATAAAGAACATGCGGATCAGTTAAAGAAAGACTATCCGTTCTATTCGGATATCACCATTCCGGCAAACACCTACAAGGGCGTGGATGCGGACGTTCAGACGGTTGCTGTTAAAGCCACCATCATCTGCCGCAAAGATCTTCCGGAAGATGCTGTTTACAACCTGGTTAAGGGCATTTTCGACAACAAAGATATGATTGCCGAATCCCATGCAAAGGGCAAAATGCTGGATCCGAAGTACGCCATTGAAGCCATCTCCGTACCGTTCCATCCGGGTGCTGAGAAGTACTTCAAAGAAATCGGAGTCATGAAATAATCTATGACACCACGTCATAAAACGGTTTTTTGGGTGGCGGCTCTCGCGCTTATCGCTGCCGTTACCTTCCTTCTCGTCGGGTTTTTCGCTTCCGCAGGGCATGAGCTGGTCCTGCGGAGCGGAAAGACGGGTGACGTGTTCGCTCGTTACCCGATGTCGGAAGGAGACACGTTTTGTGTCACCTTTATTCATTCGGTCAATCAAAAACCGTACACCGATATGTACCGCATTGAAGATGGTAAAATTTACGCCGAAGAGACGCGTTTCGCGGAGTTCGGCGCAGGGGTAGAAACAGAATTAAATAAAGGAGAAACGCTCTCCACCGGAAAAAACGGGGAAATCGTCATCTCCAATATCCATACGGAAATGAAACATCTGTCTTACATCGTCGGCACCGTTTCCGACCATGTCCTAGCGGTCGGAGGAAAAGAGATCAGCTTGCGAAATCTGTGCGGACGAAATGCGACGGTTGTTTTTACTTACGAAAAAAAATAGAAGGGACAGCCTGAGAAGGGGGAAGACGGAAATACTCCGTCAGCATAAGGAAAACGTTATTTCCTTAAAACGAATGTCTGTGGACACAACAGAAAGGAGATGGCAATGACGGACGAAATCAAAAAAACGTCTGATCCGGCGCCTGAGGTAGAAGATACCGGTACCGGTACGATGG
This window contains:
- the hgdB gene encoding (R)-2-hydroxyglutaryl-CoA dehydratase subunit beta gives rise to the protein MSMQQHFEAFAKAANHPDEQLKAYKAQGKKVIGVMPYYAPEELVFAAGMVPMGMWGTNTKNIKEAKEYCASFYCSLAQLDLEMLLDGTLDDLDGVIMTTLCDTLRPMSQNIRVSMAKLGKMPTIFMAHPQNRRPEYGIQYTMSQYRNVKEKLEAIAGTEITDEALMNAIKVYNQSRAERRRFVKLAGEHPEAVSAVNRSAVLKASYFMLKDEYTKALKALNDELEALPKSEWKGVRIVTSGIICDNPDLLQILDDNNIAIAMDDVAHESRSFRTDAPEEGDPMRALAQQFADLDYSVLLYDEASAENRRAEHVAELVRESHAHGVVVFMQNFCDPEEMEYPSLRQELDKQNIRHIRLGIDHQMRDFGQAKTALQAFADVIADEMA
- a CDS encoding acyl-CoA dehydratase activase encodes the protein MTYTMGIDIGSSACKAVILKDADEIVGTFKVAVGTGTSGPDRAFEGVLDAANLSADQLDYILATGYGRNTFARADAQMSELSCHAKGAYYLFPDVRTVIDIGGQDVKVIQIDNGAMVNFQMNDKCAAGTGRFLDVMAGILEVDVSDLAGLAAKSTKRIAISSTCTVFAESEVISQLATGEKKEDIVNGIHYAITARVVGLARRVGIRDRVVMTGGVAQNEGVVKALQDQLEHEVFTSPLSQYVGALGAALYAHSKAKRK
- a CDS encoding biotin/lipoyl-containing protein gives rise to the protein MQKTYHVTVEGKTYEVTLEEVGAAGSPVYRAPQAFAPVAPVAPAAPVAPAPAAAPAPAAEAKPAAEKKPHVAGDGEDQEAPLQGNIWKIVANEGDEVAAGDTVIILEAMKMENEIVAPRDGVIGTIYVTEGQTVDTGEALYSLK
- a CDS encoding sodium ion-translocating decarboxylase subunit beta; the encoded protein is MIDMLVSFFNSSGFMALNFGSLIMIGVACLFLYLAIAKGYEPYLLIPISFGMLLSNLPLAGLMDQGGLLNLLYEGVHLGIYPPLIFLGVGASTDFSPLIANPKSLLLGAAAQLGIFFAFTGAILLGFNPQEAGSIGIIGGADGPTALYLTSRMAPHLLGAIAIAAYSYMALVPVIQPPIMKALTTKEERRIKMTTLRPVSKREKVLFPIIVTIVVTLIVPAAGPLIGMLMLGNLFKEVGVVPHLVTAAKDTIMYTVTILLGTTVGATARAENFLTAQTLGILAMGLVAFAVGTAGGVIFGKIMCKLSGGKINPLIGAAGVSAVPMAARVVQKVGQKEDPSNFLLMHAMGPNVAGVIGSAVAAGLLLNMFG
- a CDS encoding TAXI family TRAP transporter solute-binding subunit, with product MKKALSVLLALALAVSMTACGGGEKPAESKPAESKAAESTAPASEEKKAPTGEAVNWNFATGGSTGTYYAYGGVIANVFSEKVPNVKLTVQSTGASKANIFSLDDNEAQIGFVQNDVMDYAMKGESLFKEDGAITSFAAVAALYPETCQIVGAKGLTSVADLKGKNVSVGDAGSGVEFNATQILAAYGIDINKDITKHNLSFGDSAEALKDGKIDAFFCVAGAPTTAITELATTNDISIISVDKEHADQLKKDYPFYSDITIPANTYKGVDADVQTVAVKATIICRKDLPEDAVYNLVKGIFDNKDMIAESHAKGKMLDPKYAIEAISVPFHPGAEKYFKEIGVMK
- a CDS encoding DUF1850 domain-containing protein — its product is MTPRHKTVFWVAALALIAAVTFLLVGFFASAGHELVLRSGKTGDVFARYPMSEGDTFCVTFIHSVNQKPYTDMYRIEDGKIYAEETRFAEFGAGVETELNKGETLSTGKNGEIVISNIHTEMKHLSYIVGTVSDHVLAVGGKEISLRNLCGRNATVVFTYEKK